The following are from one region of the Rhinoraja longicauda isolate Sanriku21f chromosome 33, sRhiLon1.1, whole genome shotgun sequence genome:
- the nedd4a gene encoding E3 ubiquitin-protein ligase NEDD4 isoform X4 → MSDTRLLKRAFNSKDVQTRDDFLGLVDIPLHHIPTENPNLDRPYTFKDFILHPRSHKSRVKGHLRLKMTYLPKSNASEEDATEQNDDLEPGWEILDQQDMTVHNQPPPVLPSGWEEKQDNLGRTYFVNHETRTTQWIRPSSQDSASDMNHCQNNIQLEAQRIYSTRRQISEETETAENRDSPDGWELIAEDETQFVSSNPQSPPPPHTPTGQNESFDLQNQLAEELNRRFQATGCSDRRSSSSSHSSRRGSSQTTLEEQPVLPVIVPTSMGLPPGWEEKKDDKGRTYYVNHNNRTTSWTKPVMQTTREAVQPNPSRNPTVYVPQSTPPPNSPENSPNHQRKYESSSLPPGWEIRSVNNGRPFFIDHNSKSTTWVRRVLVRTADCKGTKEDPRLKIPVHARQRPPLDPSDLGPLPPGWEERVHSDGRVFYIDHNTKVTQWEDPRLQNAAITGPAVPYSRDYKQKYDYFRKKLRKPTDGPNRLELKLRRTAILEDSYRKIMSAKRVEFLKARLWVEFDSEKGLDYGGVAREWFFLLSKEMFNPYYGLFEYSATDNYTLQINPNSGLCNEEHVSYFKFIGRVAGMAVFHGKLLDGFFIRPLYKMMLQKPITLQDMESVDSEYYNSLMWILENDPTDLDLRFVVDEELFGQTQQHELKPDGSEILVTNKNKKEYIHLVMQWRFVNRIQEQMNAFKEGFFELIPQDLIKIFDENELELLMCGLGDVDVNDWRENTKYKNGYNANHPVIQWFWKTVLLMDSEKRIRFLQFVTGTSRVPMNGFAELYGSNGPQLFTIEQWGTPEKFPRAHTCFNRLDLPPYESFEELREKLNLAIENTEGFDGVD, encoded by the exons TCATAAATCCAGGGTTAAAGGTCATCTTCGATTGAAGATGACCTATTTGCCTAAAAGCAATGCGTCTGAGGAAGATGCTACAGAGCAAAATGATGATTTGGAG CCAGGCTGGGAAATTCTGGACCAACAGGACATGACTGTTCACAATCAACCACCTCCAGTGTTGCCTAGTGGCTGGGAAGAGAAGCAGGATAATCTGGGGAGAACTTACTTCGTCAATCACGAAACTAGAACAACCCAATGGATTCGACCGAGTTCTCA GGATAGTGCATCTGATATGAATCATTGTCAAAATAACATCCAGCTGGAGGCTCAACGTATCTACAGTACACGCAGGCAGATCTCAGAAGAAACAGAAACTGCTGAAAATAGAGATTCTCCAGAT ggctgggaactgatcGCCGAAGATGAAACTCAATTTGTCAGCTCTAATCCGCAGTCACCACCACCTCCCCATACGCCTACCGGACAAAATGAGAGCTTTGACTTGCAAAATCAACTTGCAGAAGAACTTAATCGGCGATTTCAGGCTACTGGGTGTTCAGATCGGCGCAGCTCCAGCTCA AGTCATTCCAGTAGACGTGGGAGTTCACAGACTACTCTGGAAGAACAGCCAGTGCTGCCTGTT ATTGTACCCACTTCTATGGGGTTACCACCTGGTTGGGAAGAAAAGAAGGATGACAAAGGAAGAACTTACTACGTCAATCACAATAACCGGACCACCAGTTGGACAAAACCCGTTATGCAG ACCACCAGAGAGGCAGTGCAGCCTAATCCCAGTCGGAACCCCACAGTCTATGTTCCTCAGTCAACACCCCCTCCGAATTCTCCAGAAAATTCCCCAAACCATCAACGTAAATACGAGTCGAGCTCTCTCCCTCCTGGGTGGGAGATACGCTCTGTAAACAATGGTAGACCGTTCTTCATTGACCACAACAGCAAAAGCACAACATGGGTAAGGAGAGTTCTTGTTCGTACAGCAGATTGCAAAGGAACCAAG GAGGATCCAAGATTGAAGATTCCAGTTCATGCCCGGCAGCGTCCACCTTTAGATCCTTCTGATCTTGGACCACTTCCT CCTGGTTGGGAGGAACGTGTCCACTCTGATGGCCGCGTTTTCTATATCGACCACA ATACCAAAGTTACCCAGTGGGAAGATCCACGCTTACAGAATGCAGCCATCACTGGACCG GCGGTGCCTTACTCGAGGGATTACAAACAGAAGTACGATTATTTCAGGAAAAAGTTGCGGAAGCCG ACTGATGGTCCAAATCGACTCGAACTGAAGCTTCGTCGTACCGCAATCTTGGAAGACTCTTACAGAAAAATAATGTCTGCAAAGAGAGTAGAATTCCTTAAAGCCAGACTCTGGGTTGAATTTGATTCGGAAAAAGGATTGGATTATGGTGGTGTTGCCAGGGAATGGTTTTTTCTCCTTTCCAAAGAGATGTTCAATCCATATTATGGGTTGTTTGAATATTCTGCCAC GGACAATTACACCTTACAGATAAACCCAAACTCTGGACTGTGCAATGAGGAGCATGTATCTTACTTTAAATTCATTGGGCGTGTAGCTGGAATGGCAGTTTTTCATGGGAAATTGTTAGATG GATTTTTTATCAGACCTTTGTACAAGATGATGCTTCAGAAACCAATAACACTGCAAGATATGGAGTCGGTG GACAGCGAGTATTATAATTCACTGATGTGGATTCTTGAAAATGATCCAACGGATTTGGACCTTCGGTTTGTGGTTGATGAGGAGCTGTTTGGACAG ACTCAACAGCATGAACTGAAACCTGATGGATCAGAAATATTGGTTACAAACAAAAACAAGAAAGAGTATATTCA CCTTGtgatgcagtggaggtttgtcaATCGAATCCAGGAGCAAATGAATGCTTTTAAAGAG GGTTTCTTTGAACTGATCCCACAAGATCTCATAAAAATATTTGATGAGAATGAATTGGAG CTGTTGATGTGTGGACTTGGAGATGTGGATGTGAATGATTGGAGGGAGAACACAAAGTACAAAAATGGGTACAATGCGAACCATCCCGTCATACAGTGGTTTTGGAAG ACTGTGCTATTGATGGATTCAGAAAAACGCATTAGATTCCTGCAGTTTGTGACTGGTACTTCACGAGTACCTATGAATGGATTTGCTGAACTGTATG GATCGAATGGACCACAGTTATTTACCATTGAGCAGTGGGGAACACCTGAAAAATTTCCAAGAGCTCATACATG TTTCAATCGCCTGGATCTGCCGCCTTATGAATCATTTGAGGAACTACGAGAGAAACTTAACTTGGCGATAGAGAACACTGAGGGCTTTGATGGCGTGGACTGA
- the nedd4a gene encoding E3 ubiquitin-protein ligase NEDD4 isoform X5, with translation MTYLPKSNASEEDATEQNDDLEPGWEILDQQDMTVHNQPPPVLPSGWEEKQDNLGRTYFVNHETRTTQWIRPSSQDSASDMNHCQNNIQLEAQRIYSTRRQISEETETAENRDSPDGWELIAEDETQFVSSNPQSPPPPHTPTGQNESFDLQNQLAEELNRRFQATGCSDRRSSSSSHSSRRGSSQTTLEEQPVLPVIVPTSMGLPPGWEEKKDDKGRTYYVNHNNRTTSWTKPVMQTTREAVQPNPSRNPTVYVPQSTPPPNSPENSPNHQRKYESSSLPPGWEIRSVNNGRPFFIDHNSKSTTWVRRVLVRTADCKGTKEDPRLKIPVHARQRPPLDPSDLGPLPPGWEERVHSDGRVFYIDHNTKVTQWEDPRLQNAAITGPAVPYSRDYKQKYDYFRKKLRKPTDGPNRLELKLRRTAILEDSYRKIMSAKRVEFLKARLWVEFDSEKGLDYGGVAREWFFLLSKEMFNPYYGLFEYSATDNYTLQINPNSGLCNEEHVSYFKFIGRVAGMAVFHGKLLDGFFIRPLYKMMLQKPITLQDMESVDSEYYNSLMWILENDPTDLDLRFVVDEELFGQTQQHELKPDGSEILVTNKNKKEYIHLVMQWRFVNRIQEQMNAFKEGFFELIPQDLIKIFDENELELLMCGLGDVDVNDWRENTKYKNGYNANHPVIQWFWKTVLLMDSEKRIRFLQFVTGTSRVPMNGFAELYGSNGPQLFTIEQWGTPEKFPRAHTCFNRLDLPPYESFEELREKLNLAIENTEGFDGVD, from the exons ATGACCTATTTGCCTAAAAGCAATGCGTCTGAGGAAGATGCTACAGAGCAAAATGATGATTTGGAG CCAGGCTGGGAAATTCTGGACCAACAGGACATGACTGTTCACAATCAACCACCTCCAGTGTTGCCTAGTGGCTGGGAAGAGAAGCAGGATAATCTGGGGAGAACTTACTTCGTCAATCACGAAACTAGAACAACCCAATGGATTCGACCGAGTTCTCA GGATAGTGCATCTGATATGAATCATTGTCAAAATAACATCCAGCTGGAGGCTCAACGTATCTACAGTACACGCAGGCAGATCTCAGAAGAAACAGAAACTGCTGAAAATAGAGATTCTCCAGAT ggctgggaactgatcGCCGAAGATGAAACTCAATTTGTCAGCTCTAATCCGCAGTCACCACCACCTCCCCATACGCCTACCGGACAAAATGAGAGCTTTGACTTGCAAAATCAACTTGCAGAAGAACTTAATCGGCGATTTCAGGCTACTGGGTGTTCAGATCGGCGCAGCTCCAGCTCA AGTCATTCCAGTAGACGTGGGAGTTCACAGACTACTCTGGAAGAACAGCCAGTGCTGCCTGTT ATTGTACCCACTTCTATGGGGTTACCACCTGGTTGGGAAGAAAAGAAGGATGACAAAGGAAGAACTTACTACGTCAATCACAATAACCGGACCACCAGTTGGACAAAACCCGTTATGCAG ACCACCAGAGAGGCAGTGCAGCCTAATCCCAGTCGGAACCCCACAGTCTATGTTCCTCAGTCAACACCCCCTCCGAATTCTCCAGAAAATTCCCCAAACCATCAACGTAAATACGAGTCGAGCTCTCTCCCTCCTGGGTGGGAGATACGCTCTGTAAACAATGGTAGACCGTTCTTCATTGACCACAACAGCAAAAGCACAACATGGGTAAGGAGAGTTCTTGTTCGTACAGCAGATTGCAAAGGAACCAAG GAGGATCCAAGATTGAAGATTCCAGTTCATGCCCGGCAGCGTCCACCTTTAGATCCTTCTGATCTTGGACCACTTCCT CCTGGTTGGGAGGAACGTGTCCACTCTGATGGCCGCGTTTTCTATATCGACCACA ATACCAAAGTTACCCAGTGGGAAGATCCACGCTTACAGAATGCAGCCATCACTGGACCG GCGGTGCCTTACTCGAGGGATTACAAACAGAAGTACGATTATTTCAGGAAAAAGTTGCGGAAGCCG ACTGATGGTCCAAATCGACTCGAACTGAAGCTTCGTCGTACCGCAATCTTGGAAGACTCTTACAGAAAAATAATGTCTGCAAAGAGAGTAGAATTCCTTAAAGCCAGACTCTGGGTTGAATTTGATTCGGAAAAAGGATTGGATTATGGTGGTGTTGCCAGGGAATGGTTTTTTCTCCTTTCCAAAGAGATGTTCAATCCATATTATGGGTTGTTTGAATATTCTGCCAC GGACAATTACACCTTACAGATAAACCCAAACTCTGGACTGTGCAATGAGGAGCATGTATCTTACTTTAAATTCATTGGGCGTGTAGCTGGAATGGCAGTTTTTCATGGGAAATTGTTAGATG GATTTTTTATCAGACCTTTGTACAAGATGATGCTTCAGAAACCAATAACACTGCAAGATATGGAGTCGGTG GACAGCGAGTATTATAATTCACTGATGTGGATTCTTGAAAATGATCCAACGGATTTGGACCTTCGGTTTGTGGTTGATGAGGAGCTGTTTGGACAG ACTCAACAGCATGAACTGAAACCTGATGGATCAGAAATATTGGTTACAAACAAAAACAAGAAAGAGTATATTCA CCTTGtgatgcagtggaggtttgtcaATCGAATCCAGGAGCAAATGAATGCTTTTAAAGAG GGTTTCTTTGAACTGATCCCACAAGATCTCATAAAAATATTTGATGAGAATGAATTGGAG CTGTTGATGTGTGGACTTGGAGATGTGGATGTGAATGATTGGAGGGAGAACACAAAGTACAAAAATGGGTACAATGCGAACCATCCCGTCATACAGTGGTTTTGGAAG ACTGTGCTATTGATGGATTCAGAAAAACGCATTAGATTCCTGCAGTTTGTGACTGGTACTTCACGAGTACCTATGAATGGATTTGCTGAACTGTATG GATCGAATGGACCACAGTTATTTACCATTGAGCAGTGGGGAACACCTGAAAAATTTCCAAGAGCTCATACATG TTTCAATCGCCTGGATCTGCCGCCTTATGAATCATTTGAGGAACTACGAGAGAAACTTAACTTGGCGATAGAGAACACTGAGGGCTTTGATGGCGTGGACTGA